One region of Longimicrobiales bacterium genomic DNA includes:
- a CDS encoding ANTAR domain-containing protein, translated as MPDSSAPIRILLAEDDDNARSLVADLLASLGHIVVAEASNGREAIELARDVVPDVVLLDVHMPDGSGIEAAESITQALPGVAVVLFSGDETVTLSDRDVAATAAIAFLPKPTPPRMLDSTLRLAAQRARELAGARKDAESAKAALENRKTIERAKGILMRRTGSSEQEAYRILQRTSQDRSVPMVEIAKAVLASEPGAQ; from the coding sequence ATGCCCGATTCGTCCGCCCCGATTCGTATCCTTCTCGCCGAAGACGACGACAACGCCCGCAGCCTCGTCGCGGACCTGCTCGCGTCCCTCGGCCATATCGTCGTCGCCGAGGCCAGCAATGGCCGTGAGGCGATCGAGCTGGCCCGCGACGTCGTGCCCGACGTCGTGCTGCTCGACGTGCACATGCCCGACGGGTCGGGCATCGAGGCCGCCGAGTCCATCACGCAGGCGCTCCCGGGCGTCGCGGTCGTGCTGTTCAGCGGCGACGAGACGGTGACCCTGTCCGACCGCGACGTCGCCGCGACGGCGGCGATCGCCTTCCTGCCGAAGCCGACGCCGCCGCGGATGCTCGACTCCACGCTGCGCCTTGCGGCGCAGCGTGCCCGCGAGCTGGCCGGCGCGCGCAAGGACGCCGAATCCGCGAAGGCCGCGCTCGAGAACCGCAAGACCATCGAGCGCGCCAAGGGGATCCTCATGCGTCGCACCGGGTCCTCCGAGCAGGAGGCGTATCGCATTCTCCAGCGCACGAGCCAGGATCGCTCCGTGCCGATGGTGGAGATCGCGAAGGCGGTGCTGGCCTCGGAGCCCGGGGCGCAGTAG